GTTACCTGCAGGTCGGCGACAACCAGGCGTTGCTGCTGGTCGAGGATGCTGTCCCGGTGGCCGGCCTGGACGCCGAGACGTTGCGCGAGCGCCTGCGGATCGCCGAGCAGCAGATCGCGGAGTCCGGTGAGGACACCGAGCGGCGCCGCGCAGCCGTGCGCGACAAGAAGCGCTGGGAGCTCTTCCTCAGCCTCGCCGGGTAGCCGGGACTCGACAGATCGTCGGTTCGCGACCGGCTGTGTTGCCATTGGCGTCGGCCGGGTGCGGACGTACGATCGCAGGGTCACCTGGATCGAGGAGTCGCCGA
The sequence above is drawn from the Sporichthyaceae bacterium genome and encodes:
- the atpC gene encoding ATP synthase F1 subunit epsilon, with protein sequence MAHAKFPTKILTPEGEVFNGEVEMVSTRTTVGLIGVMARHAPLLATLEPTELRLHKGEGEVERFAQSEGYLQVGDNQALLLVEDAVPVAGLDAETLRERLRIAEQQIAESGEDTERRRAAVRDKKRWELFLSLAG